CCAGTATCTCAGCATCAGCGGCTAATGTTCAGTTGAAGCGGGCTAGGATATTCTTGTTTTATGGAGGCATATATATGTGCGCTCCATCGTAGGAGTTTGTGACAGATTAACAGGCATCTTCCCtcaattttaaaatataAGATACTAGTTAGAACGGGAATCATAGATTCTTGTAGGACTATAGTCATTTCTTAAAGTTTCAATGAAACGCTTTATCCCTTCTATGGTCTTCCTGTGCCTAGATCCTGTATGTTCTCCAGTCGTTTATTCAAAGCTGAGCTGTTGGACCTAACTGCACATTTTGACgccaaaaattttataGTATAAACTGCTACACATGCAGAATTAAGAAAATGATGCCTTAATCACCATGATTGAAGTTCATGCTCTAATTCGGAAATGCTCTTTAGCAAGTCTTGATGCGATAACACTATATATGTTGGAATCAACCCTTTGTGAGGCTGTAAATCGAAGTGtaattttgcatttttttcaaaaatccTGTCTTCCACATGGAAATAATCGACTTCATGCTGTTTAACCCTTTTCTTAGAACGCTTACCTTggtcttcatcttcactatCACTATCCATATCAAAATTCACTTCGTATTTACGACTTAGAATCACATAAAAATCATAATGCTTACCATCTCCTAGCGCGTTGGTCACATCTTCTAAGGTAATTTTGTACAATGGAGGTACTACTTCTGTAGGCATATTAATTAAACGTTCACCGAGCAAAAGTGCACAGctcttctttgaattcGATTCTACCGTACGCAAAAATGAAGCCATTCTTTCATCTCTACGCAAGTAACGTGCATAATCAGAATCGCGGTTCTCCTTATAGTCCACAAACGATAAGAAACAGTATGGATCAGATTCAGGTCCGTCTGTTTTAATGGTAGTTGTTGGAGATGCTAGTATCAGATCACTTAATTGACTTAACTGAACCTTATTACTCTCTTCATTACCCAAAATTTGACGTAAAAGGTTTTTAATAGCATGGAAATCCACTTGTGggttaccaccaaagaaatcaaaatcTATATTGACAacctcttcatcatttaCTTGCTCTTCATCTCCCTCGGAATCGGTGCTACTGATATCAATCTCAGAACCTGTATCATCTTCAGAGGCACGACGCTTCTTGGTGAGCTCACTTAGCTTAATAGTTTCAAGCATCTTCTTGGTTTCTTGTGAATTAGATTATTTGTCAGtagctcatctcatctcatctcattacatctcttcaaaattttcataACAGATGCCGATAGGCTGAAATTTCACCCTCGAGAGTAAGGGAGTTCGAACAATAGGTACTACAAAAGTTTGATGAAATACTGGCATGGGGATGTCGGAAGTGGCTCAATGGTTTCTCACTAATACGGATATCTGTTTGCATCAATCTGTCAAGATTGATAAATCAACAATAGGCGATCCTGCAAGTGGTTATGGGGTTTTTGTtgatctttcaaaaaccGGGGTTATGAATGGCGATAAAAATACACTAGAACTTATGAGGATTCCTCATGGGGTTACATTTGATGTGCACACTGTTTTCCAGGTGTTGAATGACGGGACATGGTACTCCTCAAGACAAGAGTTTGAAAAGACAAAGCAGAAATTCAAGGATGTCTTTGCACGTATGCTTGAATATGAAGGAATGATGGAGTTGTTAAATGAATCAAATACGCTAGTTGGCTTTTTCTTAGTATGTGCCATGCTCAGAGACGAATACGAATTGCCTTCTGTCCTTGTCTACTATTTAGATAACGTCTTATTGGAAACGACTATTGAAAATGCTGCCAAACATTTGGATTTATTAATGGAATACTATGAACAGTATGTGGAATCACACttgttttcaa
The genomic region above belongs to Zygosaccharomyces rouxii strain CBS732 chromosome F complete sequence and contains:
- the BCP1 gene encoding protein-transporting protein BCP1 (similar to uniprot|Q06338 YDR361C Saccharomyces cerevisiae BCP1 Essential protein involved in nuclear export of Mss4p), yielding MLETIKLSELTKKRRASEDDTGSEIDISSTDSEGDEEQVNDEEVVNIDFDFFGGNPQVDFHAIKNLLRQILGNEESNKVQLSQLSDLILASPTTTIKTDGPESDPYCFLSFVDYKENRDSDYARYLRRDERMASFLRTVESNSKKSCALLLGERLINMPTEVVPPLYKITLEDVTNALGDGKHYDFYVILSRKYEVNFDMDSDSEDEDQGKRSKKRVKQHEVDYFHVEDRIFEKNAKLHFDLQPHKGLIPTYIVLSHQDLLKSISELEHELQSW